A single genomic interval of Procambarus clarkii isolate CNS0578487 chromosome 61, FALCON_Pclarkii_2.0, whole genome shotgun sequence harbors:
- the LOC123774446 gene encoding leucine-rich repeat neuronal protein 1, which produces MMTKGRKSPPTRRLHLQSSFVVLVMKALVLWRTVEGSVEAAGGFRADSNSSCLEGCSCGIILSKHLHEELTTFDCSFSNMKSFPDKLPSDLQVLSVRGNSIYHVLGNLSQLIDLRELDLSGNRIKSIGRGGMFQNMSRLVYLNVGKNTISTIFHDNLVGPKGLEHLVLSNNKINYIEDEALVDLKKLQTLDLEQNFLGSLYEEWFHGLNHLVVLNLAHNRIHNIPGSVFRALGSLERLYLAGNRISTVDPRAFSGLISLQALTLEDNLLERIPTSAFQSLPVLETLTLDQNPLTKIKPLDFSHLTVSKISLCFMPELNIIDSKAFYNLVNITVIEIINNEKLAYIDPLAFMNVDSLKELRINNNKLEGIQKEMAKYMPEGVEISIHNNPLRCDCNVRWLRQLIGLGDNGNVSLQEPEHLVCHSPPTLAHKLLKDVILSKLPRMCAPTVLNLTQAQNVLGKVGERQVLECRALGSPRPRLHWLLPDGSLVNSTLNEVRRRFFPPGTLVYYHLKPTDRGSYTCVAENAINKTNSSITLNVTGIDMHLFPIRISSTFVTLVWNGTERRAFPSYKIVYTELASNGSEVGEKRFSMTSPSRKTFTISRLEPETHYRFCIGNEDSTGYWLQISCCAATTQDVDFMMQGISRTSNVAVAAVVGIVLVMTVVVCLMSVLSRKYRQRMYETPDKSNEGSIIQLDNLYRPLLTGS; this is translated from the coding sequence ATGATGACGAAGGGGAGGAAATCTCCTCCGACACGCAGATTACATCTTCAGTCCTCttttgtggtgttggtgatgaagGCTCTGGTGTTGTGGAGGACGGTAGAGGGAAGTGTAGAGGCTGCAGGAGGCTTCCGGGCTGACTCGAACTCCTCCTGTTTAGAAGGGTGTTCTTGTGGAATCATTCTCTCTAAACACCTTCACGAGGAACTGACTACTTTTGACTGTTCGTTTTCAAATATGAAAAGTTTCCCAGATAAGTTGCCAAGTGATCTACAAGTGCTAAGTGTCAGGGGGAACTCGATTTACCACGTTTTGGGAAACTTATCACAACTTATTGACCTCAGAGAACTTGATTTATCCGGCAATAGAATCAAGTCCATCGGGAGAGGAGGCATGTTTCAGAACATGTCACGTCTTGTGTACCTAAATGTGGGAAAGAACACAATTTCCACCATCTTCCACGACAACTTGGTTGGTCCAAAAGGGCTTGAACACCTTGTGCTCTCAAACAATAAGATCAACTATATTGAAGACGAAGCTTTGGTTGACCTCAAGAAACTACAAACTCTCGATCTTGAACAGAACTTTCTGGGCTCGTTGTACGAGGAATGGTTCCATGGCCTGAACCACCTAGTGGTCCTAAATCTTGCCCATAACAGGATACACAACATACCAGGATCTGTGTTTCGGGCCCTAGGGTCCTTAGAGCGCCTATATCTGGCTGGAAATCGGATTTCTACCGTAGATCCACGTGCTTTTTCAGGTCTTATAAGTCTTCAGGCTCTGACACTGGAAGATAATCTACTTGAGAGGATCCCAACCTCGGCATTTCAGAGTCTGCCAGTGTTGGAAACTCTTACTCTCGATCAAAACCCACTTACCAAGATCAAACCCCTTGATTTTTCCCACCTCACTGTATCTAAGATCAGTTTGTGTTTTATGCCAGAACTCAATATCATAGATTCCAAAGCATTTTACAACCTAGTTAACATAACGGTGATTGAAATAATTAACAATGAGAAGTTAGCATATATAGATCCACTAGCTTTCATGAATGTGGATTCCCTGAAGGAACTGCggattaataataataagttgGAAGGTATACAGAAAGAAATGGCTAAATATATGCCAGAAGGAGTTGAGATCTCAATACATAATAACCCTCTTAGATGCGATTGTAATGTAAGGTGGTTGAGACAGCTGATTGGTCTAGGGGATAATGGTAATGTGAGCCTACAAGAGCCTGAGCATTTAGTGTGCCACAGTCCTCCTACTTTAGCACATAAGCTGCTCAAAGACGTCATTCTCTCCAAACTTCCCAGAATGTGTGCTCCTACGGTTCTCAACTTGACACAAGCACAGAACGTGTTGGGTAAAGTTGGTGAACGCCAGGTGTTGGAATGCCGTGCTCTAGGCTCACCCCGGCCAAGATTACACTGGCTTTTACCAGATGGATCGCTGGTTAATTCCACCTTGAATGAGGTTAGACGTCGATTTTTCCCTCCTGGGACATTAGTGTACTATCACCTCAAACCAACAGATCGTGGGTCATACACATGCGTGGCTGAGAATGCAATTAATAAAACTAACAGTTCCATAACTCTCAATGTCACTGGCATTGATATGCATCTGTTTCCGATTCGCATTTCATCAACATTTGTTACACTGGTGTGGAACGGCACTGAACGCCGGGCCTTTCCTTCCTACAAGATTGTCTACACCGAACTCGCCTCCAATGGCAGCGAAGTAGGTGAGAAACGGTTCAGcatgactagtccttcgaggaagACCTTCACTATCAGTCGTCTAGAGCCGGAAACTCATTATCGTTTCTGTATCGGTAACGAGGATAGCACCGGCTACTGGCTCCAGATTTCCTGCTGTGCCGCCACCACACAAGACGTCGACTTTATGATGCAAGGAATCTCCCGGACCTCGAATGTTGCCGTCGCTGCCGTAGTTGGGATCGTGTTGGTAATGACTGTAGTAGTGTGTCTCATGTCCGTTCTATCTAGGAAGTACCGACAACGGATGTACGAGACGCCGGATAAGAGCAACGAAGGCTCAATCATTCAACTGGATAACTTATACCGGCCGCTTCTGACTGGATCTTGA